Proteins from a single region of Gasterosteus aculeatus chromosome Y, fGasAcu3.hap1.1, whole genome shotgun sequence:
- the LOC120812636 gene encoding G/T mismatch-specific thymine DNA glycosylase-like isoform X1: protein MPQHCAAYFCANRRTIASRARGITFHKYQSSQQHPEAQYVMSYHNMGHYAEGPRDDLVMAELSVHREPSVYQEPFYQNYNPPTQIHYQDLSYQPHAREQQQQEQQYPAHLHHPQHQHTIQQLEPSVQYQPQPAAPSQAAMPVKKKRGRPPKQPAEDGKMQDGENEVEAAKKAKRALNRFNGMSVAEVMAKTLPDVITYNLDILIIGINPGLLSAFKGRHYPNPGNHFWKCLFLSGLTDEQLNFMHDQSLPEKYSIGFTNMVERTTPGSKDLSSKEIREGGRQLLDKLRKYKPLIAAFNGKGIYEIFCKETFGVKAKNLDFGLQPYKIPETETVCYLMPSSSPRCAQFPRAQDKVHFYIKLKELRDQMKGLMPKVEVEETHYSFDLHLAKEDAKRMAIKEEQVDPEYESCAELRGDARQSSNSTN from the exons ATGCCACAGCACTGTGCTGCTTATTTCTGCGCTAATCGGCGGACCATCGCCAGCAGGGCTCGGGGGATAACCTTTCACAA GTACCAGTCCAGCCAGCAGCACCCTGAGGCGCAGTATGTGATGTCTTATCACAACATGGGCCACTACGCAGAAGGGCCCAGAGATGACCTCGTAATGGCCGAGCTGTCTGTCCACCGGGAACCGTCCGTCTACCAGGAACCTTTTTACCAGAACTATAACCCCCCGACCCAAATACACTACCAGGACCTGAGCTACCAGCCGCACgccagggagcagcagcagcaggagcagcagtaTCCTGCTCACCTGCACCACCCTCAGCACCAACATACAATACAGCAACTAGAGCCGAGTGTTCAGTACCAACCTCAGCCGGCTGCCCCCTCCCAAG ctgcgATGccggtgaagaagaagaggggccGACCGCCGAAGCAGCCGGCCGAGGACGGCAAGATGCAGGACGGGGAGAATGAGGTCGAGGCCGCGAAGAAAGCCAAGAGGGCTCTCAACCGCTTCAACGGCATGTCGGTGGCTGAGGTTATGGCCAAAACCCTCCCCGACGTCATCACCTACAATCTCGACATTCTTATA ATTGGAATTAACCCAGGACTATTGTCAGCCTTCAAAGGACGCCATTATCCAAACCCGGGAAACCATTTCT GGAAATGTCTGTTTCTCTCCGGTCTAACTGACGAGCAGCTCAACTTCATGCACGACCAAAGTCTGCCGGAGAAATATAGTATCGGCTTCACCAACATGGTGGAGAGGACCACGCCCGGCAGCAAGGACCTCTCCAG CAAGGAGATTCGAGAAGGAGGTCGACAGTTACTTGACAAGCTGCGGAAGTACAAACCATTAATAGCAGCTTTTAATGGAAAAG GCATTTACGAAATCTTCTGCAAAGAAACCTTCGGGGTGAAGGCAAAGAATCTCGACTTTGGCTTGCAGCCGTACAAAATCCCAGAAACTGAAACG GTCTGCTACTTGATGCCGTCCTCCAGCCCTCGCTGCGCCCAGTTCCCCCGCGCGCAGGACAAGGTTCACTTCtacatcaagctgaaggagctgcGGGACCAGATGAAAGGCCTGATGCCCAAGGTCGAGGTGGAGGAGACGCATTACTCGTTCGACCTGCACTTAGCAAAAG AGGACGCTAAGAGGATGGCAATCAAAGAGGAGCAGGTGGATCCAGAGTACGAAAGCTGTGCCGAGCTGCGTGGGGACGCGAGGCAAAGCAGCAACTCCACCAACTGA
- the LOC120812636 gene encoding G/T mismatch-specific thymine DNA glycosylase-like isoform X3 yields MYDRYQSSQQHPEAQYVMSYHNMGHYAEGPRDDLVMAELSVHREPSVYQEPFYQNYNPPTQIHYQDLSYQPHAREQQQQEQQYPAHLHHPQHQHTIQQLEPSVQYQPQPAAPSQAAMPVKKKRGRPPKQPAEDGKMQDGENEVEAAKKAKRALNRFNGMSVAEVMAKTLPDVITYNLDILIIGINPGLLSAFKGRHYPNPGNHFWKCLFLSGLTDEQLNFMHDQSLPEKYSIGFTNMVERTTPGSKDLSSKEIREGGRQLLDKLRKYKPLIAAFNGKGIYEIFCKETFGVKAKNLDFGLQPYKIPETETVCYLMPSSSPRCAQFPRAQDKVHFYIKLKELRDQMKGLMPKVEVEETHYSFDLHLAKEDAKRMAIKEEQVDPEYESCAELRGDARQSSNSTN; encoded by the exons ATGTATGACAG GTACCAGTCCAGCCAGCAGCACCCTGAGGCGCAGTATGTGATGTCTTATCACAACATGGGCCACTACGCAGAAGGGCCCAGAGATGACCTCGTAATGGCCGAGCTGTCTGTCCACCGGGAACCGTCCGTCTACCAGGAACCTTTTTACCAGAACTATAACCCCCCGACCCAAATACACTACCAGGACCTGAGCTACCAGCCGCACgccagggagcagcagcagcaggagcagcagtaTCCTGCTCACCTGCACCACCCTCAGCACCAACATACAATACAGCAACTAGAGCCGAGTGTTCAGTACCAACCTCAGCCGGCTGCCCCCTCCCAAG ctgcgATGccggtgaagaagaagaggggccGACCGCCGAAGCAGCCGGCCGAGGACGGCAAGATGCAGGACGGGGAGAATGAGGTCGAGGCCGCGAAGAAAGCCAAGAGGGCTCTCAACCGCTTCAACGGCATGTCGGTGGCTGAGGTTATGGCCAAAACCCTCCCCGACGTCATCACCTACAATCTCGACATTCTTATA ATTGGAATTAACCCAGGACTATTGTCAGCCTTCAAAGGACGCCATTATCCAAACCCGGGAAACCATTTCT GGAAATGTCTGTTTCTCTCCGGTCTAACTGACGAGCAGCTCAACTTCATGCACGACCAAAGTCTGCCGGAGAAATATAGTATCGGCTTCACCAACATGGTGGAGAGGACCACGCCCGGCAGCAAGGACCTCTCCAG CAAGGAGATTCGAGAAGGAGGTCGACAGTTACTTGACAAGCTGCGGAAGTACAAACCATTAATAGCAGCTTTTAATGGAAAAG GCATTTACGAAATCTTCTGCAAAGAAACCTTCGGGGTGAAGGCAAAGAATCTCGACTTTGGCTTGCAGCCGTACAAAATCCCAGAAACTGAAACG GTCTGCTACTTGATGCCGTCCTCCAGCCCTCGCTGCGCCCAGTTCCCCCGCGCGCAGGACAAGGTTCACTTCtacatcaagctgaaggagctgcGGGACCAGATGAAAGGCCTGATGCCCAAGGTCGAGGTGGAGGAGACGCATTACTCGTTCGACCTGCACTTAGCAAAAG AGGACGCTAAGAGGATGGCAATCAAAGAGGAGCAGGTGGATCCAGAGTACGAAAGCTGTGCCGAGCTGCGTGGGGACGCGAGGCAAAGCAGCAACTCCACCAACTGA
- the LOC120812636 gene encoding G/T mismatch-specific thymine DNA glycosylase-like isoform X4, which produces MYQSSQQHPEAQYVMSYHNMGHYAEGPRDDLVMAELSVHREPSVYQEPFYQNYNPPTQIHYQDLSYQPHAREQQQQEQQYPAHLHHPQHQHTIQQLEPSVQYQPQPAAPSQAAMPVKKKRGRPPKQPAEDGKMQDGENEVEAAKKAKRALNRFNGMSVAEVMAKTLPDVITYNLDILIIGINPGLLSAFKGRHYPNPGNHFWKCLFLSGLTDEQLNFMHDQSLPEKYSIGFTNMVERTTPGSKDLSSKEIREGGRQLLDKLRKYKPLIAAFNGKGIYEIFCKETFGVKAKNLDFGLQPYKIPETETVCYLMPSSSPRCAQFPRAQDKVHFYIKLKELRDQMKGLMPKVEVEETHYSFDLHLAKEDAKRMAIKEEQVDPEYESCAELRGDARQSSNSTN; this is translated from the exons AT GTACCAGTCCAGCCAGCAGCACCCTGAGGCGCAGTATGTGATGTCTTATCACAACATGGGCCACTACGCAGAAGGGCCCAGAGATGACCTCGTAATGGCCGAGCTGTCTGTCCACCGGGAACCGTCCGTCTACCAGGAACCTTTTTACCAGAACTATAACCCCCCGACCCAAATACACTACCAGGACCTGAGCTACCAGCCGCACgccagggagcagcagcagcaggagcagcagtaTCCTGCTCACCTGCACCACCCTCAGCACCAACATACAATACAGCAACTAGAGCCGAGTGTTCAGTACCAACCTCAGCCGGCTGCCCCCTCCCAAG ctgcgATGccggtgaagaagaagaggggccGACCGCCGAAGCAGCCGGCCGAGGACGGCAAGATGCAGGACGGGGAGAATGAGGTCGAGGCCGCGAAGAAAGCCAAGAGGGCTCTCAACCGCTTCAACGGCATGTCGGTGGCTGAGGTTATGGCCAAAACCCTCCCCGACGTCATCACCTACAATCTCGACATTCTTATA ATTGGAATTAACCCAGGACTATTGTCAGCCTTCAAAGGACGCCATTATCCAAACCCGGGAAACCATTTCT GGAAATGTCTGTTTCTCTCCGGTCTAACTGACGAGCAGCTCAACTTCATGCACGACCAAAGTCTGCCGGAGAAATATAGTATCGGCTTCACCAACATGGTGGAGAGGACCACGCCCGGCAGCAAGGACCTCTCCAG CAAGGAGATTCGAGAAGGAGGTCGACAGTTACTTGACAAGCTGCGGAAGTACAAACCATTAATAGCAGCTTTTAATGGAAAAG GCATTTACGAAATCTTCTGCAAAGAAACCTTCGGGGTGAAGGCAAAGAATCTCGACTTTGGCTTGCAGCCGTACAAAATCCCAGAAACTGAAACG GTCTGCTACTTGATGCCGTCCTCCAGCCCTCGCTGCGCCCAGTTCCCCCGCGCGCAGGACAAGGTTCACTTCtacatcaagctgaaggagctgcGGGACCAGATGAAAGGCCTGATGCCCAAGGTCGAGGTGGAGGAGACGCATTACTCGTTCGACCTGCACTTAGCAAAAG AGGACGCTAAGAGGATGGCAATCAAAGAGGAGCAGGTGGATCCAGAGTACGAAAGCTGTGCCGAGCTGCGTGGGGACGCGAGGCAAAGCAGCAACTCCACCAACTGA
- the LOC120812636 gene encoding G/T mismatch-specific thymine DNA glycosylase-like isoform X2, with translation MEENQYTSLTVPTDYFQQWYQSSQQHPEAQYVMSYHNMGHYAEGPRDDLVMAELSVHREPSVYQEPFYQNYNPPTQIHYQDLSYQPHAREQQQQEQQYPAHLHHPQHQHTIQQLEPSVQYQPQPAAPSQAAMPVKKKRGRPPKQPAEDGKMQDGENEVEAAKKAKRALNRFNGMSVAEVMAKTLPDVITYNLDILIIGINPGLLSAFKGRHYPNPGNHFWKCLFLSGLTDEQLNFMHDQSLPEKYSIGFTNMVERTTPGSKDLSSKEIREGGRQLLDKLRKYKPLIAAFNGKGIYEIFCKETFGVKAKNLDFGLQPYKIPETETVCYLMPSSSPRCAQFPRAQDKVHFYIKLKELRDQMKGLMPKVEVEETHYSFDLHLAKEDAKRMAIKEEQVDPEYESCAELRGDARQSSNSTN, from the exons ATGGAAGAAAACCAGTATACATCACTGACGGTACCCACGGATTATTTTCAGCAGTG GTACCAGTCCAGCCAGCAGCACCCTGAGGCGCAGTATGTGATGTCTTATCACAACATGGGCCACTACGCAGAAGGGCCCAGAGATGACCTCGTAATGGCCGAGCTGTCTGTCCACCGGGAACCGTCCGTCTACCAGGAACCTTTTTACCAGAACTATAACCCCCCGACCCAAATACACTACCAGGACCTGAGCTACCAGCCGCACgccagggagcagcagcagcaggagcagcagtaTCCTGCTCACCTGCACCACCCTCAGCACCAACATACAATACAGCAACTAGAGCCGAGTGTTCAGTACCAACCTCAGCCGGCTGCCCCCTCCCAAG ctgcgATGccggtgaagaagaagaggggccGACCGCCGAAGCAGCCGGCCGAGGACGGCAAGATGCAGGACGGGGAGAATGAGGTCGAGGCCGCGAAGAAAGCCAAGAGGGCTCTCAACCGCTTCAACGGCATGTCGGTGGCTGAGGTTATGGCCAAAACCCTCCCCGACGTCATCACCTACAATCTCGACATTCTTATA ATTGGAATTAACCCAGGACTATTGTCAGCCTTCAAAGGACGCCATTATCCAAACCCGGGAAACCATTTCT GGAAATGTCTGTTTCTCTCCGGTCTAACTGACGAGCAGCTCAACTTCATGCACGACCAAAGTCTGCCGGAGAAATATAGTATCGGCTTCACCAACATGGTGGAGAGGACCACGCCCGGCAGCAAGGACCTCTCCAG CAAGGAGATTCGAGAAGGAGGTCGACAGTTACTTGACAAGCTGCGGAAGTACAAACCATTAATAGCAGCTTTTAATGGAAAAG GCATTTACGAAATCTTCTGCAAAGAAACCTTCGGGGTGAAGGCAAAGAATCTCGACTTTGGCTTGCAGCCGTACAAAATCCCAGAAACTGAAACG GTCTGCTACTTGATGCCGTCCTCCAGCCCTCGCTGCGCCCAGTTCCCCCGCGCGCAGGACAAGGTTCACTTCtacatcaagctgaaggagctgcGGGACCAGATGAAAGGCCTGATGCCCAAGGTCGAGGTGGAGGAGACGCATTACTCGTTCGACCTGCACTTAGCAAAAG AGGACGCTAAGAGGATGGCAATCAAAGAGGAGCAGGTGGATCCAGAGTACGAAAGCTGTGCCGAGCTGCGTGGGGACGCGAGGCAAAGCAGCAACTCCACCAACTGA
- the LOC120812636 gene encoding G/T mismatch-specific thymine DNA glycosylase-like isoform X5 gives MSYHNMGHYAEGPRDDLVMAELSVHREPSVYQEPFYQNYNPPTQIHYQDLSYQPHAREQQQQEQQYPAHLHHPQHQHTIQQLEPSVQYQPQPAAPSQAAMPVKKKRGRPPKQPAEDGKMQDGENEVEAAKKAKRALNRFNGMSVAEVMAKTLPDVITYNLDILIIGINPGLLSAFKGRHYPNPGNHFWKCLFLSGLTDEQLNFMHDQSLPEKYSIGFTNMVERTTPGSKDLSSKEIREGGRQLLDKLRKYKPLIAAFNGKGIYEIFCKETFGVKAKNLDFGLQPYKIPETETVCYLMPSSSPRCAQFPRAQDKVHFYIKLKELRDQMKGLMPKVEVEETHYSFDLHLAKEDAKRMAIKEEQVDPEYESCAELRGDARQSSNSTN, from the exons ATGTCTTATCACAACATGGGCCACTACGCAGAAGGGCCCAGAGATGACCTCGTAATGGCCGAGCTGTCTGTCCACCGGGAACCGTCCGTCTACCAGGAACCTTTTTACCAGAACTATAACCCCCCGACCCAAATACACTACCAGGACCTGAGCTACCAGCCGCACgccagggagcagcagcagcaggagcagcagtaTCCTGCTCACCTGCACCACCCTCAGCACCAACATACAATACAGCAACTAGAGCCGAGTGTTCAGTACCAACCTCAGCCGGCTGCCCCCTCCCAAG ctgcgATGccggtgaagaagaagaggggccGACCGCCGAAGCAGCCGGCCGAGGACGGCAAGATGCAGGACGGGGAGAATGAGGTCGAGGCCGCGAAGAAAGCCAAGAGGGCTCTCAACCGCTTCAACGGCATGTCGGTGGCTGAGGTTATGGCCAAAACCCTCCCCGACGTCATCACCTACAATCTCGACATTCTTATA ATTGGAATTAACCCAGGACTATTGTCAGCCTTCAAAGGACGCCATTATCCAAACCCGGGAAACCATTTCT GGAAATGTCTGTTTCTCTCCGGTCTAACTGACGAGCAGCTCAACTTCATGCACGACCAAAGTCTGCCGGAGAAATATAGTATCGGCTTCACCAACATGGTGGAGAGGACCACGCCCGGCAGCAAGGACCTCTCCAG CAAGGAGATTCGAGAAGGAGGTCGACAGTTACTTGACAAGCTGCGGAAGTACAAACCATTAATAGCAGCTTTTAATGGAAAAG GCATTTACGAAATCTTCTGCAAAGAAACCTTCGGGGTGAAGGCAAAGAATCTCGACTTTGGCTTGCAGCCGTACAAAATCCCAGAAACTGAAACG GTCTGCTACTTGATGCCGTCCTCCAGCCCTCGCTGCGCCCAGTTCCCCCGCGCGCAGGACAAGGTTCACTTCtacatcaagctgaaggagctgcGGGACCAGATGAAAGGCCTGATGCCCAAGGTCGAGGTGGAGGAGACGCATTACTCGTTCGACCTGCACTTAGCAAAAG AGGACGCTAAGAGGATGGCAATCAAAGAGGAGCAGGTGGATCCAGAGTACGAAAGCTGTGCCGAGCTGCGTGGGGACGCGAGGCAAAGCAGCAACTCCACCAACTGA